A window of Alkalibaculum bacchi contains these coding sequences:
- a CDS encoding acyltransferase, with translation MNHFVHESSYIDENVTIGEGTKVWHFCHIHHGAQIGENCSLGQNVNVSNNVKVGNGVKIQNNVSIYEGVELEDYVFCGPSMVFTNDLTPRSKYPKGPAGYKRTLVKYGASIGANATIVCGNTIGKWAMIASGAVVTKDVPAYALMAGVPAKQIGWVCECGTPLKENYKCDACDRKYILDSDGLKEV, from the coding sequence ATGAACCATTTCGTTCATGAAAGTAGTTATATAGATGAGAATGTAACAATTGGTGAGGGGACTAAAGTATGGCACTTTTGCCATATTCATCATGGCGCACAAATAGGCGAAAATTGTTCTTTAGGACAGAATGTTAATGTATCTAACAATGTTAAGGTTGGCAATGGCGTTAAGATCCAAAACAATGTATCTATTTATGAGGGTGTCGAGCTGGAAGATTATGTATTTTGTGGTCCGTCGATGGTATTTACAAATGATTTAACACCAAGAAGTAAATATCCTAAAGGTCCAGCAGGTTATAAAAGAACATTAGTAAAGTACGGAGCATCTATTGGTGCAAATGCGACAATAGTATGCGGCAATACTATTGGTAAATGGGCAATGATCGCTTCAGGAGCAGTAGTGACAAAAGATGTGCCAGCATATGCGTTAATGGCAGGAGTACCTGCAAAGCAAATAGGATGGGTATGCGAGTGTGGAACACCTTTAAAAGAAAATTATAAATGTGATGCATGTGATAGAAAGTATATTTTAGATAGCGATGGACTGAAAGAAGTATAA